Sequence from the Fusobacterium periodonticum 1_1_41FAA genome:
TAATACAAAATAAACATTAATAAGGGGGGATTATTTTGAACGATAATGATGATTTAAAACAAGAACTTAACAATGAAAACATTGAAGCACCTAAAACAAATGATGTAACACCAACAACTATAATACCAGTAGTCCAAGATGAATTAAAAAGTAACAATCAAGCTAAGAAAACGAATATAAACATGGCTCCAAAAAAGAAAAGTGGTATGAAAGCTGGTACTAAAACTCAATTAATTATTTTAGCAGTAACTTTATTGTTTTGGATTTTCTTAGCTTCTAGCTTAATTCATTTTATTAGGAATATTGGAAGAGGCTTGAAGAAACCTAAAACTTATTATACACAAGTTAATTATGATACTAATCAGGTTGCCCCTCAAGTACAAACAACAGTGGTTGAACCAATTACCACAACAGAAGTAGCTCCTCCAGTTGAAAATA
This genomic interval carries:
- a CDS encoding YARHG domain-containing protein, which codes for MNDNDDLKQELNNENIEAPKTNDVTPTTIIPVVQDELKSNNQAKKTNINMAPKKKSGMKAGTKTQLIILAVTLLFWIFLASSLIHFIRNIGRGLKKPKTYYTQVNYDTNQVAPQVQTTVVEPITTTEVAPPVENTPVTTVPEPVNNTNVPQSIPETNNNVASQQNTVNQVQNTQQYSAYDDYDLQVLEQVYDEVINRGNESYLYNFSSSELAIIRNTLYARRGYRFKKKKYQQYFGSKPWYTPTTDSQNILPKNEERLANIIKKYE